One window of the Betaproteobacteria bacterium genome contains the following:
- a CDS encoding inorganic phosphate transporter, with product MASLTISMEMIIFLVALALIFDFMNGFHDAANSIATIVSTGVLKPQYAVAWAAFFNFLAIAIFQLKVAATVGKGTIDPVVVDHLVIMGALVGAICWNVITWYYGIPSSSSHALIGGLVGAAVAKAGTASLIASGLMKTVLFILISPLLGFLFGSLLMILVAWLLRRTAPRRVDRWFRRLQLVSASFYSLGHGGNDAQKTIGIIWMLLIAAGVSGAKEPVPNWVIVSCYSAIAMGTLFGGWRIVKTMGQKITKLKPVGGFCAETGGAMTLFIATAMGVPVSTTHTITGAIVGVGAARKFNAVRWGVAGGIVWAWILTIPCSAFIAAVSWWLAKQFLAPVA from the coding sequence ATGGCCTCGCTTACGATCAGCATGGAAATGATCATTTTTCTGGTCGCGCTGGCGCTGATATTCGATTTCATGAACGGCTTCCACGACGCGGCAAATTCGATTGCCACCATCGTTTCCACCGGCGTCCTGAAACCACAGTACGCGGTGGCGTGGGCGGCATTTTTCAATTTCCTCGCTATCGCCATTTTCCAGTTGAAAGTTGCCGCGACGGTCGGCAAAGGCACCATCGATCCGGTCGTCGTCGACCATCTGGTCATCATGGGGGCGCTGGTTGGCGCGATTTGCTGGAATGTGATCACCTGGTATTACGGCATCCCCTCTTCGTCCTCCCACGCACTCATTGGCGGCTTGGTCGGTGCTGCAGTAGCCAAAGCGGGTACCGCGTCGCTCATTGCCAGCGGCCTCATGAAAACGGTGCTGTTCATTCTCATTTCCCCTCTCCTGGGCTTTCTGTTCGGCAGCCTGCTGATGATATTGGTGGCGTGGCTTTTGCGTCGAACGGCACCGCGACGCGTCGACCGGTGGTTCCGGCGTCTGCAACTGGTGTCTGCCTCTTTCTATAGCCTGGGCCACGGCGGTAATGACGCACAGAAGACTATTGGGATCATCTGGATGCTGTTGATTGCGGCAGGCGTTTCCGGCGCAAAGGAACCGGTACCAAACTGGGTGATCGTCAGCTGCTATTCCGCGATTGCGATGGGTACATTATTTGGTGGTTGGCGGATCGTCAAGACCATGGGCCAGAAGATTACCAAGCTGAAACCCGTTGGCGGATTCTGCGCGGAGACAGGCGGCGCCATGACGCTTTTCATCGCCACGGCGATGGGTGTGCCGGTCTCCACTACCCACACCATCACCGGCGCGATCGTCGGCGTCGGCGCCGCGCGAAAATTCAATGCCGTACGCTGGGGCGTGGCGGGCGGAATCGTCTGGGCATGGATACTCACCATACCCTGCTCCGCGTTCATCGCAGCGGTGTCATGGTGGCTTGCCAAGCAGTTTCTGGCGCCGGTAGCGTAG
- a CDS encoding DUF47 domain-containing protein — translation MFGRLMPKEGRFFDLFNDHASLVVEGAHEMNAFLSDMGNREAHAQNVSAIEKKADKITHETIQMLHKTFITPLDREDIHKLISRMDDILDLMEDVAECVVLYDVREVSDAARKLANICVGCAEKVKLAVGMLSNLDNAQAILKICSEIDQLESEADRVMRSAMSKLFRDEPDTRQLIKLKAIYELLETITDRCEDTANIIEGIVLENA, via the coding sequence ATGTTCGGACGTTTGATGCCCAAAGAAGGGCGCTTTTTCGACTTGTTCAACGATCACGCCTCGCTGGTGGTCGAAGGCGCCCATGAGATGAATGCGTTCCTGTCCGACATGGGCAATCGCGAAGCGCATGCGCAGAACGTCAGCGCGATCGAAAAAAAGGCCGACAAGATCACTCACGAGACGATCCAGATGCTGCACAAGACCTTCATCACGCCTTTGGACCGCGAGGACATCCACAAACTCATCAGCCGCATGGATGACATACTCGACCTGATGGAGGACGTGGCGGAATGCGTCGTGCTGTATGACGTTCGCGAGGTATCGGATGCCGCACGCAAGTTGGCGAACATCTGCGTGGGTTGCGCGGAAAAGGTCAAGCTGGCCGTCGGCATGCTGTCGAACCTCGACAACGCTCAGGCCATCCTCAAGATTTGCAGCGAAATCGACCAGCTTGAATCGGAGGCCGACCGCGTCATGCGTTCAGCGATGTCCAAGCTGTTCCGCGATGAGCCGGATACCCGCCAACTCATCAAGCTCAAGGCAATTTATGAACTGTTGGAAACGATCACGGATCGCTGCGAGGACACGGCGAATATCATTGAAGGCATTGTGCTGGAAAACGCGTAG
- a CDS encoding tripartite tricarboxylate transporter substrate binding protein BugD, which produces MNIRNVVIPLVALLFSGLANAQAYPTKPVTMIVPFSAGGPTDTVARQVASVMSKTLGQTVIVENVGGAGGTIGVGKVVAAANDGYTLLLMHIGVSTAPALYRTLKHDVTKDLEPIGLVTEVPMTLIAKKDFPAKDFKEFVSYVKANKDKVSYANAGLGSASHLCGMLFMSAIETDVLTVPYKGTAPAMTDLLGGQVDFMCDQTTNTTSQIKGGKVKAYAVTSLARVASLPDLPTMNEAGLKGFSVGVWHGVWAPKGTAKPIVDKLVAALQAALKDESVKAKFADLGTVPEPLNRQVPEALRAQVISEVAKWGPIIKKAGIYAD; this is translated from the coding sequence ATGAATATCCGTAATGTAGTCATACCATTAGTTGCCTTGCTCTTTAGCGGCTTGGCCAACGCTCAGGCTTACCCGACGAAGCCGGTTACCATGATTGTGCCGTTCTCGGCAGGTGGTCCAACCGATACCGTCGCACGCCAGGTTGCGTCGGTGATGTCCAAAACACTCGGGCAGACGGTGATCGTCGAGAACGTCGGTGGCGCCGGTGGCACCATCGGTGTGGGCAAGGTCGTCGCCGCGGCGAATGACGGTTATACGCTCCTGTTGATGCATATCGGCGTGTCCACCGCGCCTGCGCTGTATCGCACACTGAAGCACGACGTGACCAAGGATCTGGAACCGATCGGACTGGTGACCGAAGTGCCCATGACCTTGATCGCAAAAAAAGATTTTCCGGCCAAGGATTTCAAGGAATTCGTCAGCTACGTGAAGGCAAACAAAGACAAGGTGTCCTACGCCAACGCGGGCCTGGGCTCAGCATCGCACCTGTGCGGTATGTTATTCATGAGCGCCATCGAAACCGATGTGCTGACAGTTCCGTACAAAGGCACCGCACCCGCCATGACCGATCTGCTGGGCGGCCAGGTGGACTTCATGTGCGACCAGACCACCAATACCACCTCGCAAATCAAGGGCGGCAAGGTCAAGGCTTACGCGGTGACGTCTCTCGCCCGTGTTGCATCGTTGCCGGACCTGCCGACCATGAACGAGGCCGGACTAAAGGGTTTCAGTGTCGGGGTGTGGCACGGGGTGTGGGCACCGAAAGGCACGGCCAAGCCGATTGTCGACAAGCTGGTCGCGGCGCTGCAGGCGGCGCTCAAGGATGAGAGCGTGAAAGCCAAATTTGCAGATCTGGGGACGGTGCCGGAGCCGCTCAATCGCCAGGTACCGGAAGCCCTTCGCGCACAAGTCATATCCGAGGTCGCCAAATGGGGTCCGATCATCAAGAAGGCAGGCATTTACGCGGACTGA
- a CDS encoding haloacid dehalogenase-like hydrolase, with protein MTKKTFTQNTIAMVYDFDGTLSPQPMQEYTVLPKIGIEPDAFWARVHREATETGSDPMLVYMRLMMEMLYKNDDVRITREDFAAMATRIQYFPGVEEWFPRINAYVKKRGGAAVNIHHYIISAGQKEILEGVSIRKYFKQIYASEYHFNQYGIANFPKLLITDTSKTQFLFRINKGKEALSESINEHMPEGDRPIPFANIIYIGDGMTDVPSMALTTKSGGHSLAVFNPKLAKSKATCVNLLDAGRVDFIAPADYRDGSKLARRVQLLLDSVIAGIAYAAEVAACRAENAD; from the coding sequence ATGACAAAAAAGACCTTTACCCAGAACACCATCGCCATGGTGTATGACTTCGACGGCACATTATCTCCGCAGCCGATGCAGGAATACACCGTGCTGCCGAAAATCGGCATCGAACCGGATGCCTTCTGGGCGCGGGTGCATAGAGAGGCGACCGAGACCGGCTCGGACCCGATGCTGGTGTACATGCGGCTGATGATGGAGATGCTGTACAAGAACGACGATGTGCGCATCACGCGCGAGGATTTCGCCGCGATGGCGACACGCATCCAGTATTTTCCCGGCGTGGAGGAGTGGTTTCCGCGCATCAACGCATATGTAAAAAAGCGCGGTGGAGCGGCGGTCAATATTCACCACTACATCATTTCCGCCGGACAGAAGGAAATTCTCGAAGGCGTGTCGATCCGAAAATACTTCAAGCAGATCTACGCGTCGGAATATCATTTCAATCAGTACGGCATCGCCAATTTTCCCAAGCTGCTGATCACCGATACCTCCAAGACCCAGTTTCTGTTCCGCATTAACAAAGGCAAGGAGGCGCTCTCCGAGTCGATCAACGAACACATGCCCGAGGGTGACCGGCCAATTCCTTTCGCCAATATTATCTATATTGGCGACGGCATGACCGATGTGCCGTCCATGGCGTTGACGACCAAGAGTGGTGGGCATTCGCTGGCGGTGTTCAACCCCAAGCTTGCGAAGAGCAAGGCGACTTGCGTGAACCTGCTCGATGCGGGGCGCGTCGATTTCATCGCGCCGGCGGATTATCGCGACGGCAGCAAGCTTGCGAGACGCGTGCAATTGCTGCTCGATTCGGTGATCGCGGGAATTGCGTATGCGGCGGAAGTGGCGGCGTGCCGCGCCGAGAACGCGGATTGA
- a CDS encoding biotin--[acetyl-CoA-carboxylase] ligase — translation MRPLAFQLLRELSHERFVSGARLAEKFGVSRSAVSDALRDASEAGVDIFSLTRRGYRLAEPIELLGFERIRIALGLLANRLDVAVVENIASTNSELMQRATTGAASGTCLVAEIQTAGRGRRGRVWQSAFGASLTFSLLWRFERGAAQLGGLSLVVGLAVLRALHKLGITANDIALKWPNDIVAGSRKLAGILIETQGDVLGPTAVVIGIGINVNLPEQLKAAIDQPVTDLRSLVRMSISRNQLLAEVLRELVGILDKFQAKGFPPFKNEWTAVHSLHGKPVRVLSGDGSVKDAVVRDVADDGSLIVNCHGRDIALASGEISLRSAVSHK, via the coding sequence ATGCGGCCCCTCGCGTTTCAATTGCTGCGAGAGCTCTCGCATGAGCGTTTCGTTTCAGGCGCACGCCTTGCCGAGAAATTCGGTGTTTCGCGCAGCGCCGTCTCCGATGCATTGCGCGACGCCAGCGAAGCCGGCGTCGACATTTTCAGCCTGACGCGCCGCGGCTACCGGCTCGCGGAGCCGATCGAATTGCTGGGATTCGAGCGCATTCGCATTGCACTCGGCTTGCTGGCGAACCGTCTCGATGTGGCCGTCGTCGAGAATATTGCCTCGACCAATTCCGAATTGATGCAGCGCGCGACCACGGGCGCCGCATCAGGGACATGCCTCGTGGCGGAAATCCAAACCGCCGGACGCGGGCGGCGTGGCCGGGTATGGCAATCCGCATTCGGCGCGTCGCTCACTTTTTCGCTGCTATGGCGATTCGAACGAGGTGCCGCGCAGCTGGGAGGACTTTCGCTGGTGGTGGGACTGGCGGTCTTGCGGGCGCTGCATAAACTGGGCATCACCGCAAACGATATTGCCCTCAAATGGCCGAACGATATTGTCGCCGGCTCCCGGAAACTGGCGGGTATCCTCATCGAGACCCAGGGCGATGTGCTCGGTCCGACGGCGGTAGTGATCGGTATCGGCATCAATGTAAACTTGCCAGAGCAATTGAAAGCGGCGATTGATCAACCCGTAACGGATTTGCGAAGCCTGGTCAGGATGAGCATTTCCCGCAATCAGTTGCTGGCGGAAGTGTTACGGGAACTGGTTGGCATCCTCGACAAGTTTCAGGCGAAAGGTTTTCCGCCCTTCAAGAATGAATGGACCGCCGTCCACAGTTTGCACGGGAAGCCGGTGCGTGTGCTGTCTGGCGATGGCAGCGTGAAAGATGCCGTGGTGCGCGATGTCGCGGATGACGGCTCGCTGATCGTGAACTGTCATGGCCGGGATATTGCCCTTGCTTCAGGTGAGATAAGTTTGCGCAGTGCGGTGAGTCACAAGTGA
- a CDS encoding type III pantothenate kinase, translated as MRKRILAVDAGNSRVKWGIHDGNEWSLRGAFATATVSVAAATVDAFSHLPADVQVDRILISNVAGTEVANRLKDALYGFGKPITLIESQAEQCGVTSRYQPPATLGTDRWAAMIAAHATTRVAPAPLLVVMAGTALTVDAITADGIFLGGVIVPGLALMRASLNRGTAQLPGEPGEYQAFPRNTLNAISAGAIEACSGAVQRMYSHLSAQTGEMPHCIAGGGTIHMLSPHLPFPVSINDNLVLDGLLEIASSTSFS; from the coding sequence GTGAGAAAGAGAATTCTCGCAGTTGATGCCGGAAACAGCCGCGTGAAGTGGGGCATTCACGATGGCAACGAGTGGTCCTTGCGTGGCGCGTTTGCAACGGCGACCGTATCGGTTGCGGCCGCAACGGTAGACGCATTCAGCCATTTGCCCGCGGATGTGCAAGTGGACCGGATCCTGATTTCAAATGTCGCTGGCACCGAAGTCGCCAATCGCCTCAAGGATGCGCTCTACGGATTCGGCAAACCGATCACGCTCATTGAATCGCAGGCTGAGCAGTGCGGCGTCACCAGCCGCTACCAGCCGCCTGCTACATTGGGTACCGATCGCTGGGCCGCGATGATTGCGGCACATGCCACGACGCGCGTAGCGCCGGCCCCGCTATTGGTGGTCATGGCCGGCACCGCACTCACCGTCGACGCAATAACAGCCGACGGCATATTTCTCGGCGGCGTTATCGTACCGGGCCTGGCGTTGATGCGGGCGTCGCTGAATCGCGGCACGGCGCAACTGCCGGGTGAGCCAGGGGAATACCAGGCCTTTCCCCGAAATACGCTCAACGCCATTTCAGCCGGCGCCATCGAAGCCTGTAGCGGCGCAGTGCAGCGCATGTATTCGCATCTTTCCGCGCAGACCGGCGAAATGCCGCACTGCATCGCAGGCGGCGGTACCATTCACATGCTGAGCCCGCACCTTCCGTTTCCGGTGTCGATCAACGACAATCTGGTTCTTGACGGCTTGCTCGAAATCGCGTCGTCGACTTCATTTTCCTGA
- a CDS encoding FAD-binding oxidoreductase: MRSELIQRLQDIVGAAYVITGTDDIAPYLTDWRGNYVGKAAAVVRPSGTEEVAAVVRLCGELQVPIVPQGGNTGMVGGSVPDTSGTAIVLSLRRMNQIRAIDVANNAMTVEAGCILQAVQDAAQESNRFFPLSLAAEGSCTIGGNLSTNAGGTAVLRYGNTRDLVLGIEVVMPDGRLWSGLRGLRKDNTGYDLKHLLMGAEGTLGIITAAVLKLYPAPQRTCTALVAVQNPAAAVSLLATIQAALGDRLTGFEMMSRVCLDHVIKYFPATAEPFEVPHAWQVLVELTDTQKDTALEDGLAAALEPAFTEGSAIDAVIASSESQAQALWNIREHIPDAEKQRGRSVKHDISVPISRIAEFITRGDAALNAAFPDAQVICFGHIGDGNLHYNLSFPGATPTPAQSSGANEIVYSLLDEMHGSISAEHGLGQLKRDEITKHKSAVELDIMRAIKKALDPQGIMNPGKVL; this comes from the coding sequence ATGCGCAGCGAATTGATTCAGCGATTGCAGGATATCGTCGGTGCCGCTTATGTCATCACTGGCACGGACGATATCGCGCCGTATCTGACCGATTGGCGCGGCAACTACGTCGGCAAAGCCGCCGCAGTCGTCCGTCCAAGCGGCACCGAAGAAGTCGCCGCCGTTGTAAGGCTATGTGGAGAACTTCAAGTGCCCATCGTCCCGCAAGGTGGCAATACCGGGATGGTTGGCGGCAGCGTTCCCGATACCTCGGGCACCGCGATCGTGCTCTCGCTGAGGCGCATGAACCAAATCCGCGCAATTGACGTCGCCAACAACGCCATGACCGTAGAGGCCGGATGCATCCTGCAGGCCGTGCAGGACGCCGCGCAGGAAAGTAACCGTTTCTTCCCGCTTTCGCTGGCAGCCGAAGGCAGTTGCACCATCGGCGGCAATCTCTCCACCAATGCCGGCGGCACGGCGGTGCTGCGCTACGGCAACACCCGCGACCTGGTGCTGGGCATCGAGGTGGTCATGCCCGATGGCCGGCTGTGGAGCGGGCTGCGCGGGTTGCGCAAAGACAATACCGGCTACGACCTGAAGCACCTGTTGATGGGCGCGGAAGGCACGCTTGGCATCATCACCGCCGCCGTGCTGAAGCTCTACCCGGCGCCGCAACGCACTTGCACCGCACTGGTGGCCGTGCAAAATCCGGCCGCAGCTGTTTCATTGCTTGCCACCATTCAGGCGGCCCTGGGCGACCGGCTGACTGGATTCGAGATGATGTCCCGCGTCTGCCTCGATCACGTCATCAAATATTTTCCCGCGACGGCTGAGCCCTTCGAGGTACCGCACGCCTGGCAAGTGCTGGTTGAGCTGACCGATACGCAAAAGGACACAGCGCTGGAAGACGGACTTGCCGCCGCCCTCGAACCTGCCTTCACTGAGGGCTCGGCAATTGACGCCGTGATCGCCTCGAGCGAATCGCAGGCGCAAGCGCTGTGGAATATTCGCGAACACATTCCCGACGCTGAAAAGCAGCGGGGCAGGAGCGTGAAGCACGATATTTCGGTACCGATTTCCCGCATTGCGGAATTCATCACCCGTGGCGATGCCGCGCTCAATGCCGCCTTTCCCGACGCGCAAGTAATATGTTTCGGCCATATCGGCGACGGCAACTTGCACTACAACCTGAGCTTTCCGGGTGCAACGCCAACCCCTGCGCAATCCAGTGGCGCCAATGAAATTGTCTACTCACTACTCGACGAAATGCACGGTTCCATCAGCGCGGAACATGGCCTGGGACAATTGAAACGCGACGAAATCACAAAGCATAAGTCGGCGGTGGAACTTGACATCATGCGTGCCATCAAGAAAGCGCTGGATCCGCAGGGCATCATGAATCCAGGAAAGGTTCTATAG
- the rfaE2 gene encoding D-glycero-beta-D-manno-heptose 1-phosphate adenylyltransferase has product MRPSFENKFCAPGDLARLAAMQPRKLVFTNGVFDVLHRGHVTYLAEARALGASLLVALNADASVKRLGKGNDRPINTLEDRMAVIAALECVSLVTWFEEDTPLQRILQSRPDVLVKGGDWAIDKIVGGTEVKTWGGTVHAIAFQFERSTTAMLAKIRAAEK; this is encoded by the coding sequence ATGCGTCCTTCATTCGAAAACAAGTTCTGCGCGCCCGGGGATCTCGCGCGTCTTGCCGCGATGCAGCCACGCAAGCTGGTCTTCACCAACGGCGTTTTTGATGTCCTGCATCGTGGCCACGTAACCTATCTGGCCGAAGCGCGCGCACTGGGTGCCTCACTGCTTGTTGCATTGAATGCGGATGCCTCGGTCAAGCGCCTGGGAAAAGGTAATGACCGCCCGATCAATACGCTCGAAGATCGGATGGCCGTGATTGCGGCACTGGAATGCGTAAGCCTGGTCACCTGGTTCGAGGAAGACACACCGTTGCAACGCATTCTCCAATCGCGCCCGGACGTGCTGGTCAAGGGGGGTGACTGGGCCATCGACAAGATTGTCGGCGGCACCGAAGTAAAAACATGGGGCGGTACGGTGCACGCCATTGCGTTTCAGTTTGAACGATCCACCACCGCGATGCTGGCGAAAATACGCGCGGCTGAAAAATAG
- a CDS encoding ferritin-like domain-containing protein yields MLYPDLFRDLEKARWNMASDIPWDSFDGARLSDEQAKTIKMNAITEWSALPATEMFLRDNQDDSDFSAFMSIWFYEEQKHSLVLMDYLKRFRPDMVPTEQELHAVRFPFDPAPALETLMLHFCGEIRLTQWYRRAAEWHTEPVIKKIYDTISKDEARHAGAYFRYMKRAVERMGGEAKLAFAKIGVLMASSGKSRKPLHPTNLHVNKSLFPNDTVQSRLPDPEWLERWLDTQIQFDKVWENRVINGILKQMSTLFERTFETSTDLNRFRKELIETLSPAAAPQAA; encoded by the coding sequence ATGCTGTATCCCGATCTGTTTCGCGATCTTGAAAAAGCCCGCTGGAATATGGCGAGCGATATTCCATGGGATAGCTTTGATGGCGCCAGATTGAGCGATGAACAGGCGAAGACGATCAAGATGAATGCGATCACCGAATGGTCCGCGCTGCCCGCCACCGAAATGTTTTTGCGCGACAACCAGGACGACAGTGATTTTTCTGCTTTCATGTCGATATGGTTTTACGAGGAACAAAAGCACTCGCTGGTTCTGATGGATTACCTGAAGCGCTTCCGGCCCGACATGGTACCGACGGAACAGGAACTGCACGCGGTACGCTTTCCGTTCGATCCTGCGCCCGCACTGGAAACACTGATGCTGCATTTCTGTGGCGAGATCCGCCTTACCCAGTGGTACCGCCGCGCGGCCGAATGGCATACCGAGCCGGTGATCAAAAAAATCTACGACACTATTTCCAAAGACGAGGCCCGCCATGCCGGCGCCTATTTCCGCTATATGAAGCGTGCGGTCGAGCGAATGGGCGGGGAAGCCAAATTGGCCTTTGCCAAGATCGGTGTTCTGATGGCAAGTTCCGGCAAGAGCAGGAAGCCCCTGCACCCGACGAACCTGCACGTCAACAAGTCGCTTTTCCCGAATGACACGGTGCAATCGCGGCTGCCCGATCCCGAATGGCTCGAGCGCTGGCTGGATACGCAAATCCAGTTCGACAAGGTGTGGGAAAACCGCGTCATCAACGGCATTCTCAAGCAAATGTCCACGCTGTTTGAGCGCACATTTGAAACGTCGACCGACCTGAATCGTTTTCGCAAGGAATTGATCGAGACACTTTCGCCCGCGGCAGCGCCGCAGGCTGCCTGA